A section of the Nitrospirota bacterium genome encodes:
- a CDS encoding branched-chain amino acid ABC transporter permease has protein sequence MLIQQLINGITLGAVYALIALGYTMVYGILELINFAHGEIYMLGAYIAIITLSFLTISGITSANLLLSLIIAGIVAIIYCGAYGLTLEKVAYRPLRHAPRLAPLISAIGMSIFLQNYVMLSQGSADKIFPQIFPEGNITIANSTLTYIQCFIIISSVVLMVALQTFIKKTRIGKAMRATAQDKKMASLLGIDIDTVIVVTFITGSVLAAAAGVMVAMYYGLINFYMGYVAGIKAFTAAVLGGIGNIQGAVLGGFILGILESMGAAYISSEYKDAFAFIVLILILIFKPTGLLGERIPEKV, from the coding sequence ATGTTGATTCAGCAGCTGATCAACGGCATCACCCTCGGTGCTGTCTATGCCCTGATTGCCCTCGGCTACACAATGGTTTACGGGATACTTGAGCTTATCAACTTTGCCCACGGTGAGATATATATGCTTGGGGCATATATAGCGATAATAACCTTATCGTTTCTTACAATTTCGGGGATAACCTCTGCGAACCTCCTGCTTTCCCTTATTATTGCAGGTATAGTGGCCATTATATACTGCGGGGCGTATGGACTTACACTGGAAAAGGTCGCATACCGTCCTCTCAGACATGCCCCGAGATTAGCCCCTTTGATTTCTGCTATTGGAATGTCAATATTTCTTCAGAATTATGTAATGCTGAGTCAGGGCTCAGCAGATAAGATATTTCCTCAAATCTTCCCTGAAGGTAACATAACCATCGCAAACTCAACTCTCACATATATCCAGTGTTTCATTATAATATCCTCAGTGGTATTAATGGTTGCTCTTCAGACCTTTATAAAAAAGACACGGATTGGAAAGGCAATGCGGGCAACAGCCCAGGACAAAAAGATGGCATCCCTCCTTGGCATAGACATAGATACAGTGATCGTTGTTACCTTTATAACAGGGTCTGTCCTGGCTGCGGCAGCTGGCGTCATGGTTGCCATGTACTATGGTCTTATTAACTTCTACATGGGATATGTAGCCGGCATAAAGGCATTTACTGCAGCAGTCCTCGGAGGAATAGGCAATATACAGGGGGCAGTACTTGGAGGGTTTATTCTCGGCATATTGGAAAGCATGGGGGCAGCATATATATCAAGTGAATATAAGGATGCCTTTGCATTTATTGTCCTCATCCTGATCCTTATCTTCAAACCAACTGGCCTGCTGGGAGAACGTATCCCTGAGAAGGTTTAA
- a CDS encoding TrkA family potassium uptake protein — protein MAIQVVVIGLGRFGSSVVETLARKGCEILAMDINEDNVKAITEHATHAVQCDATDIRTLKELGVQNMDVSIVSIGEDVEASVLIVMALKELGVKEIIAKAVTPLHIKILEKLGATQVVYPERDMAIRVATHIVTPNIIDSLFLSPEYCISEIPAPRSFVGKKLKDTNIRTLHKVNIIAIKRRTTEMQRGNNVVKESVNVAPAGDDVVMADDVLVFLGREADIEKLSRL, from the coding sequence ATGGCGATACAGGTTGTTGTGATAGGTTTGGGAAGGTTTGGGTCGAGTGTGGTGGAAACACTTGCCAGGAAGGGTTGTGAGATCCTGGCTATGGACATAAATGAAGATAATGTAAAGGCAATTACCGAACATGCAACACATGCCGTGCAGTGCGACGCCACCGATATCCGGACGCTGAAAGAGCTTGGTGTGCAGAACATGGATGTCTCTATCGTCAGCATAGGAGAAGACGTTGAGGCAAGTGTCCTTATAGTTATGGCCCTGAAGGAACTCGGGGTTAAAGAAATAATAGCGAAGGCAGTCACACCACTGCATATAAAGATCCTTGAAAAGCTTGGCGCTACACAGGTCGTATATCCGGAGCGTGATATGGCGATCCGCGTTGCAACCCATATTGTAACTCCGAATATAATAGACAGCCTCTTTCTCTCCCCTGAGTATTGTATAAGTGAGATCCCGGCCCCCCGCTCTTTTGTGGGTAAGAAGCTTAAAGATACCAATATACGGACGCTTCACAAGGTTAACATAATTGCCATTAAGAGGCGAACGACAGAGATGCAGAGGGGAAATAATGTAGTGAAAGAGTCTGTAAATGTTGCCCCTGCCGGAGACGATGTTGTAATGGCCGATGATGTCCTTGTATTCCTTGGACGGGAAGCTGACATTGAGAAGTTAAGCCGCCTATAG
- the amrA gene encoding AmmeMemoRadiSam system protein A, translating to MEHAHHPLVELAREAIKKYLENREILKIPESLTSEMKEQQGVFVSLKMHGMLRGCIGTFEPSTSCVAEEVIHNAVSSATRDPRFMPVTLSDLKDISISVDVLTSPEPVKSVSDLDPGRYGVIVKSGYRRGLLLPDIEGVDTVEEQLAIAKRKAGIGVSEPVDLLRFEVKRYK from the coding sequence ATGGAACATGCGCATCACCCACTTGTGGAATTGGCAAGAGAGGCTATAAAGAAGTATCTTGAAAACAGAGAGATACTGAAAATACCGGAGAGTTTGACAAGTGAGATGAAGGAACAGCAGGGTGTCTTTGTTTCTCTAAAAATGCACGGTATGCTGAGAGGTTGTATAGGTACCTTTGAACCTTCAACATCATGTGTCGCAGAAGAGGTTATTCATAATGCTGTAAGCTCTGCAACAAGAGATCCGAGATTTATGCCGGTGACGCTGTCTGATCTGAAAGATATATCCATATCAGTAGATGTACTTACATCGCCTGAACCTGTGAAATCGGTAAGTGATCTTGACCCGGGCAGGTATGGAGTAATTGTGAAATCCGGATACAGACGCGGGTTGCTGCTCCCTGATATAGAGGGAGTGGATACTGTAGAAGAGCAGTTAGCGATAGCTAAACGGAAGGCTGGTATCGGGGTCAGTGAACCTGTTGACCTCCTCAGATTTGAGGTAAAAAGATATAAATAG
- the ilvE gene encoding branched-chain-amino-acid transaminase, which produces MLIFVNGSLVPEDEAKVSVLDRGFLYGDGVFETLRAYSGKIFRLSDHLNRLFCSANALRLKTPFTENYLEEALYQTLRGNNHTDAYLRLTITRGVSAPGLDTEGCLNPTLTIVSREFSGYPDDLYSSGIKAAVVSTRRIPPEALNPEIKSLNFLNNIMARMEAREAGASEAFMLSTEGYVAEGTVSNIFIVKEGAVKTAPTSVGILNGVTRSLVIGIAQENNIPLSEQPFQPDELYYADECFVTSTLYEVMPVTSINNKLVGTGFPGMLTQTLLDLFQKIK; this is translated from the coding sequence ATGCTAATTTTCGTCAACGGTTCACTCGTTCCAGAGGATGAGGCAAAGGTCTCTGTCCTTGACCGCGGATTCCTGTATGGAGACGGTGTCTTTGAAACCCTCAGGGCATATTCGGGGAAGATTTTTCGGCTCAGTGACCATCTAAACAGACTTTTCTGCTCTGCGAACGCGCTCCGCCTTAAGACTCCATTCACGGAGAACTATCTTGAAGAAGCGCTCTATCAGACACTCAGGGGAAATAACCATACAGACGCCTATTTAAGGCTGACAATAACCAGAGGCGTGTCTGCCCCGGGCCTCGATACAGAAGGGTGCTTAAACCCCACCCTGACGATCGTATCGAGGGAGTTCAGCGGGTATCCGGACGACCTGTATAGCTCTGGAATAAAGGCAGCCGTCGTAAGTACAAGGCGTATACCCCCTGAGGCCTTAAATCCGGAGATAAAATCGCTGAACTTCCTTAACAATATTATGGCAAGGATGGAGGCAAGAGAGGCTGGCGCCTCCGAAGCGTTCATGCTCAGCACAGAAGGTTATGTAGCTGAAGGGACTGTCAGCAACATCTTTATAGTGAAGGAAGGCGCTGTTAAAACCGCGCCAACCAGCGTTGGCATACTTAACGGCGTTACGAGGTCTCTGGTGATTGGCATCGCGCAGGAAAACAATATCCCATTATCAGAACAGCCATTCCAGCCTGATGAGCTTTATTACGCTGATGAGTGCTTTGTCACAAGTACACTCTACGAGGTAATGCCGGTAACATCAATAAATAACAAACTTGTGGGTACGGGATTCCCCGGGATGCTTACTCAGACATTGCTCGATTTGTTTCAGAAAATCAAATAA
- a CDS encoding Trk family potassium uptake protein yields the protein MKSPFKNWTPSQVLAGGFFALILVGTIFLALPFSASNGRSIGLLDAFFTSVSSVCVTGLIVKDTPVDFSIFGQIVIMLLVQIGGLGYMTSASVIYLIVGKRIGLAERLIMRESLNVLSMEGLVRFTRGVLFLTLAIEGLAALLLTIRFSRDFSYLKALYLGIFHSITSFNNAGFSLFSDNLVGYRGDIVINTVIMANIILGGIGFIIFSDLYRYMKKEIHNLSLHTKLTLATTFLLILGGAGLLFLFEGYGPSNTMHGASLGDRILISLFHSVSARTAGFNTVDIGSMAVDSLFVLIVLMVIGASPGSTGGGIKTTTFAIMMVSLWSAVRGKQDNTIFRRRISVELVAKAFLLTTLVTVIIIISTTLLLLTENMSLMKTLFEVASAFGTVGLSTGDGGVLSLSGMFSTAGKVIIAITMYTGRLGPLLLSIAIVKGTYPQKYRYPEGKIIIG from the coding sequence ATGAAGAGCCCTTTTAAGAACTGGACGCCGTCTCAAGTACTGGCTGGAGGCTTTTTTGCGCTCATATTAGTTGGTACTATATTCCTTGCCCTCCCATTTTCAGCCTCCAATGGGAGAAGTATCGGATTACTCGATGCTTTTTTTACGTCAGTTTCATCGGTCTGCGTTACAGGCCTGATAGTCAAGGATACCCCGGTAGACTTCTCAATCTTTGGACAGATTGTCATAATGCTGCTTGTGCAGATCGGCGGTCTTGGGTATATGACATCAGCAAGTGTAATCTACCTTATTGTTGGAAAACGCATCGGCCTGGCAGAAAGGCTTATAATGAGAGAGAGTCTGAATGTTCTTTCCATGGAAGGACTTGTTCGTTTTACCAGGGGAGTTTTGTTCTTAACACTTGCGATAGAAGGACTCGCTGCCCTGCTCCTTACGATCAGGTTTTCCCGTGACTTTTCATATTTAAAGGCTCTATACCTTGGGATTTTTCACTCTATTACATCTTTCAATAATGCAGGATTTTCCCTTTTTTCAGATAATCTAGTCGGGTACAGAGGTGATATTGTTATAAATACCGTTATAATGGCAAATATTATACTTGGTGGAATAGGATTCATCATTTTCAGCGATTTGTACAGATACATGAAGAAAGAGATACACAACCTCTCTCTGCACACAAAACTTACACTGGCAACCACCTTCCTCCTGATATTAGGCGGCGCCGGCCTGTTATTCTTATTCGAAGGTTATGGTCCTTCAAATACAATGCATGGCGCTTCGCTCGGCGACAGGATATTAATATCTCTGTTTCATTCAGTAAGCGCCAGGACAGCAGGATTTAATACTGTAGATATCGGTTCAATGGCCGTTGATTCCCTTTTTGTTCTGATAGTCCTTATGGTAATAGGAGCTTCGCCCGGAAGTACAGGGGGAGGGATCAAGACGACCACATTTGCAATAATGATGGTCTCATTGTGGTCTGCAGTCCGGGGAAAGCAGGATAACACTATTTTTCGCAGGAGGATCTCTGTTGAGCTTGTGGCCAAGGCATTTCTCTTGACAACTCTGGTTACGGTAATCATAATAATCTCCACCACTTTATTGCTTTTGACAGAGAACATGAGTTTAATGAAAACGTTGTTTGAGGTCGCATCTGCATTCGGCACTGTCGGTCTTTCTACAGGCGATGGCGGTGTACTTAGCCTCTCCGGCATGTTTTCAACAGCAGGAAAGGTTATCATCGCTATTACCATGTATACAGGCCGTCTCGGTCCATTGTTATTGAGTATTGCAATTGTAAAGGGGACGTATCCGCAGAAGTACAGGTATCCGGAAGGCAAGATCATAATAGGATAG
- a CDS encoding branched-chain amino acid ABC transporter substrate-binding protein, translating to MKNRFAFFSIFICVLLLSLTSINSCSKKETTIRIGVVGPMTGDQSKMGLDVKNGVELAVKEWNQKGGVLGKKIELLVEDDQHDPKQAVAVANKLVNSGVAGVIGHFNSSASIPASAVYNKSKVPMITPASTNPQLTEQGFEYVFRVCGRDDQQGLVAAIFVSDVLKLKKVAVIHDKTTYGQGLADEFKKSLGDKVETVYYTGIIQGDKDFRSVLTAMKGKKPELLYFGGIYPEGGLMIKQARELGINIPFMSGDGVIDQKFIEIAGPAAEGSYLTFSPDPVNIESAKNFLSSYKSAYGAAGPYSIYAYDAANILLQAIAETQGVDGAKISEAIHNMKHSGALGELQWDVKGDVLRSPYIVWMTKNGTFEEYWKPSETAH from the coding sequence ATGAAAAACAGATTTGCATTCTTTAGCATCTTTATCTGTGTCTTGCTTCTATCGCTGACCTCCATTAACAGTTGTTCCAAAAAAGAGACGACAATCAGGATTGGGGTCGTTGGTCCTATGACCGGAGACCAGAGCAAGATGGGCTTAGATGTCAAAAATGGAGTTGAACTGGCAGTAAAAGAGTGGAATCAAAAAGGCGGCGTACTCGGTAAAAAGATCGAACTGCTTGTTGAGGATGACCAGCATGATCCCAAGCAGGCCGTTGCAGTTGCCAACAAGCTGGTTAATTCTGGTGTAGCTGGTGTCATAGGACACTTTAACAGCAGCGCTTCAATACCTGCGTCTGCAGTATATAACAAATCAAAAGTACCCATGATTACTCCTGCATCAACTAACCCTCAGTTAACAGAACAGGGTTTTGAGTACGTTTTCCGGGTCTGCGGCAGGGATGACCAGCAGGGACTTGTAGCGGCTATCTTTGTGTCAGATGTCCTTAAGCTTAAAAAAGTTGCAGTGATACATGATAAAACCACATATGGTCAGGGTCTCGCAGATGAGTTTAAAAAGTCCCTCGGGGATAAAGTTGAGACTGTTTATTATACCGGAATCATCCAGGGGGATAAGGACTTCAGGTCTGTCCTCACTGCTATGAAGGGTAAGAAGCCTGAGTTGCTCTATTTCGGGGGTATATATCCTGAGGGCGGGCTAATGATTAAACAGGCCAGAGAGCTTGGTATCAACATCCCATTTATGAGCGGAGACGGAGTTATAGACCAGAAATTCATAGAAATTGCGGGACCGGCAGCTGAAGGGAGTTACCTGACATTCAGTCCTGACCCTGTCAATATAGAAAGCGCAAAAAACTTTCTCAGCTCGTATAAATCAGCTTATGGTGCAGCAGGTCCTTACTCTATTTATGCATATGATGCGGCGAACATCCTGCTCCAGGCTATTGCAGAGACACAGGGAGTTGATGGTGCAAAGATCAGTGAGGCGATACATAATATGAAACACTCGGGGGCGCTTGGTGAGCTTCAGTGGGATGTAAAAGGTGATGTCCTGAGATCTCCGTACATTGTATGGATGACAAAGAACGGAACATTTGAAGAGTATTGGAAACCGTCGGAGACAGCACATTAA
- a CDS encoding polyprenyl synthetase family protein: MTITFLLPYYKPVKTANPVNTSVSMEEVWDLCRGDLQLVEEQIHADLKSNLSLISVMGSHLINSGGKRFRPLLMILTSRLAGYTGKSHTELASVIELIHAATLFHDDVIDEASTRRGNKTARMLWGNQASILVGDYLYAKAQCKIVSFHNHDLNETVTEATRKMAKGELAQLAFNGDIRITEEDYLEIIGNKTASLMAATCRIGAILGECSAEQRDDFESFGWNIGMAFQLSDDTLDYIANKTKLGKSVGKDLEEGKITLPLLALLKKCSQSDAEKIERIISLSEFTEENLNYILNLMKEYGVIGYSQDMARSYIEKAKKSLPMFEDTIPLQALLTVADYVVKREL, translated from the coding sequence TTGACAATCACCTTCCTTCTGCCATACTATAAGCCCGTGAAAACTGCTAATCCTGTAAATACGAGTGTTAGTATGGAAGAGGTGTGGGATCTGTGCAGGGGAGACCTGCAATTGGTGGAAGAGCAGATCCACGCAGACCTCAAATCCAATCTATCACTGATAAGTGTTATGGGATCTCACCTCATAAACAGCGGCGGGAAGCGCTTCAGACCATTACTTATGATCCTCACATCGAGGCTTGCCGGATACACCGGAAAATCCCATACGGAACTTGCAAGTGTCATCGAACTTATCCATGCAGCCACGCTCTTCCATGATGATGTAATAGATGAGGCATCCACACGCCGGGGGAACAAGACCGCGAGGATGTTGTGGGGAAATCAGGCAAGCATTCTGGTAGGTGATTATCTGTATGCAAAGGCCCAGTGTAAGATCGTGTCTTTCCATAACCATGACTTAAATGAAACGGTTACTGAGGCAACCCGGAAGATGGCAAAGGGTGAACTTGCCCAGTTGGCTTTTAATGGAGACATCCGTATAACAGAAGAAGACTACCTTGAGATAATAGGAAACAAGACTGCCTCATTAATGGCAGCTACCTGTCGTATAGGGGCAATCCTTGGTGAATGTAGTGCTGAACAGAGGGATGATTTTGAGTCATTCGGATGGAATATCGGAATGGCATTTCAGCTTTCGGATGATACCCTTGATTATATAGCCAATAAAACCAAGCTTGGTAAGTCGGTTGGTAAAGACCTTGAGGAAGGCAAGATTACACTGCCGCTTCTGGCCCTTTTAAAGAAATGCAGTCAGAGTGATGCAGAAAAAATAGAAAGGATTATTTCCCTCTCTGAGTTTACAGAAGAAAACCTTAATTATATCCTGAATCTGATGAAGGAATACGGGGTTATTGGATACTCTCAGGATATGGCGAGGTCTTATATTGAGAAGGCGAAAAAGAGTTTGCCGATGTTTGAGGATACCATCCCCTTACAGGCATTGCTTACCGTAGCGGACTATGTTGTAAAGCGGGAATTATAA
- a CDS encoding DUF1015 family protein: MADIIPFNGIRYNREKIKDPNLVMTPPYDIISPAQQEMYYNRDEYNMIKLDLVKEFPTDTEQDNRYTRASNTFSQWLSNRVLVGEEKPSIYFYEVSYTKYGPEKTMKGFISLCRLEEFGKGKVVPHEYTLSKPKSDRLNLLRSCKANFSLIFSL; this comes from the coding sequence ATGGCTGACATTATCCCATTCAATGGCATTCGGTATAACAGGGAAAAGATAAAAGACCCTAACCTTGTAATGACGCCACCATACGATATCATCTCACCTGCCCAGCAGGAGATGTACTACAACAGAGATGAATACAACATGATTAAGCTTGACCTCGTTAAAGAATTCCCAACCGACACAGAGCAGGATAACCGGTACACGAGGGCCTCAAATACATTTTCCCAGTGGTTATCAAACAGGGTGTTGGTCGGAGAGGAAAAACCTTCTATATACTTTTATGAGGTCTCATACACAAAGTATGGTCCTGAAAAAACGATGAAGGGTTTTATCTCACTCTGCCGCCTTGAGGAATTCGGAAAAGGCAAGGTAGTGCCGCACGAATATACACTATCAAAACCCAAATCAGACCGCCTTAATCTGCTAAGATCATGCAAGGCCAACTTCAGTCTCATCTTTTCACTATAA
- a CDS encoding HlyC/CorC family transporter, which produces MGDFWIEVVLILVLILANGFFACSEIAIISARKSRIRHLMDSGSKRAEVVHNLQSEPDKFLATVQVGITIVSMLAGAIGGATAIAVIKPLLQYAPIGFVSEWSEPISIAIVVAVISYLSLILGELVPKSLALRFSEPIALFVGKPIQSLSRISFILVRILTKSTNLFLKPFGKMPSPEGSFVTEEEIKLLLKEGGEKGIFEKSEQELIHSVFEFVTTTAKEIMVPRPKIKAIAIETPLVNVVNTVIECGFSRFPVYDGSIDNIKGVLYEKDLLDIRDKLQDIQLKDLLRPVYFVPATKKIDTLLKELQRRRMHMAIVINEYGNAEGLVTMEDIIEEIVGEIEDEYDYDDRPVKIMKDGSMIIDASLQIRDLIDQHKLAIEESEDYETIAGLVLSQLQKIPRGGEIVKYGDYKITIVDIEGKRISKVKLEKVTGAPEVSVEKMQK; this is translated from the coding sequence ATGGGTGATTTCTGGATTGAAGTAGTTCTAATCCTCGTTTTGATCCTTGCCAACGGTTTTTTCGCCTGCTCTGAGATAGCCATAATATCAGCAAGAAAGAGCCGCATCAGACATTTAATGGATAGCGGCAGCAAACGGGCTGAGGTGGTACATAATCTGCAGAGTGAACCAGACAAGTTTCTTGCCACGGTTCAGGTCGGCATTACTATAGTAAGCATGCTTGCCGGAGCAATCGGCGGCGCTACGGCAATTGCAGTTATAAAACCACTGTTGCAATATGCACCCATCGGTTTTGTAAGTGAGTGGAGCGAACCGATTTCTATCGCCATTGTAGTAGCTGTAATCTCCTACCTTTCCCTGATCTTAGGGGAGCTTGTACCGAAATCACTTGCGCTGAGATTCTCAGAACCTATTGCCTTATTTGTCGGCAAACCAATTCAGAGTCTGTCCAGAATTTCTTTCATTCTTGTCCGGATACTTACCAAGTCAACTAATCTGTTTCTCAAACCATTCGGCAAGATGCCGTCGCCTGAAGGTTCTTTTGTAACTGAAGAAGAGATCAAGCTTTTACTTAAAGAGGGTGGAGAAAAGGGAATATTCGAAAAATCTGAACAGGAGTTGATTCACAGCGTATTCGAGTTTGTTACTACCACAGCAAAAGAGATAATGGTTCCCAGACCCAAGATTAAGGCTATCGCCATCGAGACCCCGCTGGTGAACGTTGTGAATACTGTTATTGAGTGCGGTTTTTCAAGGTTTCCTGTGTATGACGGAAGTATAGATAATATCAAGGGTGTCCTTTATGAAAAAGACCTCCTTGACATCCGGGACAAACTTCAGGACATTCAACTGAAAGACCTCCTCAGACCTGTCTATTTTGTCCCCGCGACAAAAAAAATAGATACACTGTTGAAAGAATTACAGCGCCGCAGGATGCATATGGCCATAGTCATCAACGAGTACGGAAATGCTGAGGGACTTGTGACTATGGAGGATATTATTGAGGAGATCGTAGGTGAGATCGAGGATGAATACGATTATGATGACAGACCAGTTAAGATTATGAAGGATGGGTCAATGATCATTGATGCCTCTCTCCAGATCCGTGATTTGATTGATCAGCACAAGTTAGCCATAGAAGAGTCCGAGGATTATGAAACAATTGCGGGACTCGTTTTATCTCAGCTGCAGAAGATACCGAGAGGCGGGGAGATAGTGAAATATGGGGACTATAAGATTACCATAGTAGATATAGAGGGAAAGCGAATTTCCAAGGTCAAGCTTGAGAAGGTCACAGGAGCACCTGAGGTTTCAGTTGAGAAGATGCAGAAATGA
- the ubiE gene encoding bifunctional demethylmenaquinone methyltransferase/2-methoxy-6-polyprenyl-1,4-benzoquinol methylase UbiE → MNKEQMVQRMFSSAAKKYDINNTVLSLGQHHSWKRFTIEQTGVKKGDSVLDVCSGTADMAILLAKKVGPSGRVVASDLNPDMLRVGKSKVLEQGLEGIISCVIGNAESIQFGDNKFDAVTVGFGVRNVTYLEKAFAEMLRVAKPGGRVVCLEFTQPASPFFRSIYDFYSFTLLPAIGTIISKDKTGIYDYLPDSIRKFPPAEDLRRLMLRVGFSNVSYNTLSGGIVAVHVGVK, encoded by the coding sequence ATGAATAAAGAACAGATGGTGCAGAGGATGTTCTCTTCTGCAGCAAAAAAGTATGACATTAACAACACAGTCCTCAGCCTCGGCCAGCATCATTCCTGGAAACGTTTTACTATAGAACAGACCGGCGTTAAGAAGGGGGATAGTGTGCTTGATGTCTGCTCAGGCACGGCAGATATGGCAATCCTGCTGGCAAAAAAGGTCGGCCCATCGGGACGTGTCGTAGCCTCTGACCTTAATCCTGATATGTTGAGAGTTGGAAAGAGCAAAGTCCTTGAACAGGGTTTGGAGGGGATAATCAGTTGTGTCATCGGGAATGCAGAGTCAATTCAATTTGGGGATAATAAGTTTGATGCAGTAACCGTTGGATTCGGCGTCAGGAATGTGACATACCTTGAAAAGGCATTTGCAGAGATGTTACGGGTTGCAAAACCAGGAGGAAGGGTTGTATGCCTCGAATTTACGCAGCCGGCAAGTCCATTCTTCAGGTCTATTTATGATTTTTATTCATTTACCCTTTTACCGGCAATAGGGACCATAATATCGAAGGACAAGACGGGCATTTATGACTACCTTCCTGACTCCATACGAAAATTCCCTCCGGCGGAAGACCTCCGCAGGCTGATGTTACGAGTTGGTTTCTCAAATGTATCTTATAATACCTTGTCTGGCGGCATTGTGGCTGTACATGTAGGCGTTAAATAG
- a CDS encoding DUF1015 domain-containing protein, translating to MNKTIEGSLKDSAPDTDVVDDNGDRHRLWVVSDPAIIEAVQNSMKEKTVYIADGHHRYEASFNYRNEARQKGGEGAYDYIMMFFANMDEPGLTVLPTHRLIFGVPEDNMYILYDSLKKYFRIRDFEFTNGNESGARKQLLEELKKAGPQDHFLGMFIKGENKYSLLELKGEDILLDIKTDKPLSWRRLDVSILQSLILQDILGFSEESISRQENLCYVKDFDESIRKVRDEEYQAAFLLNATRIEEIRDVTETGERMPQKSTYFYPKCLTGLVINKF from the coding sequence ATCAACAAGACTATTGAGGGAAGTTTAAAGGACTCCGCCCCGGATACAGACGTTGTGGATGACAATGGCGACAGGCACAGGCTCTGGGTAGTAAGCGACCCTGCAATAATTGAGGCGGTTCAGAACAGCATGAAAGAGAAGACCGTCTATATAGCCGACGGCCATCACCGCTATGAGGCATCATTTAATTACAGAAATGAGGCGAGGCAGAAAGGCGGGGAAGGCGCTTACGACTATATTATGATGTTCTTTGCCAATATGGATGAACCGGGGCTTACAGTACTTCCTACCCACCGTCTCATCTTTGGTGTTCCTGAAGATAATATGTATATTTTATATGATAGTCTTAAAAAGTACTTCCGTATAAGAGATTTTGAGTTTACCAACGGCAATGAATCGGGAGCAAGGAAACAGCTGCTCGAAGAATTGAAGAAGGCCGGTCCTCAGGACCACTTCCTGGGTATGTTTATAAAGGGAGAGAATAAATACTCACTTCTTGAGCTTAAAGGTGAAGATATATTACTGGATATAAAAACTGATAAACCTTTATCATGGAGACGCCTCGACGTATCAATCCTTCAAAGCCTTATCCTTCAGGATATCCTTGGTTTCAGCGAAGAGAGCATAAGCAGGCAGGAAAATCTCTGCTATGTGAAAGACTTTGACGAATCTATCAGGAAGGTCCGGGATGAAGAGTATCAGGCGGCATTTCTCCTGAATGCTACCAGGATAGAAGAGATCAGGGATGTTACTGAAACAGGGGAGCGTATGCCGCAGAAATCCACATACTTCTACCCGAAATGCCTGACCGGACTTGTAATTAACAAATTCTAA